Proteins found in one Patescibacteria group bacterium genomic segment:
- a CDS encoding NrdH-redoxin, with protein sequence MSKTRVFSTKVCPYCIVLKQFLNDNKIEFEDLDVSENEEARKEMVEKTKQMGVPVIEIGGQFVIGFDKKKISELLGIKE encoded by the coding sequence ATGTCTAAAACAAGGGTTTTTTCCACTAAAGTTTGTCCTTATTGTATTGTTTTAAAGCAGTTTTTAAATGATAATAAAATTGAGTTTGAAGATTTAGATGTTTCTGAAAATGAAGAAGCAAGAAAAGAAATGGTTGAGAAAACAAAACAAATGGGAGTACCTGTAATAGAAATTGGTGGCCAGTTTGTAATTGGATTTGATAAGAAAAAAATCTCAGAACTTTTAGGAATTAAAGAGTAA
- a CDS encoding DUF1858 domain-containing protein produces MFNKDTTLFKILKNPDNEKILVKYNLPCLTCPLADMEMEELKIGDICKMYGIDADKLLAALNKNSKKK; encoded by the coding sequence ATGTTTAACAAAGATACAACTTTATTTAAGATTTTAAAAAATCCTGATAATGAAAAAATTCTAGTAAAATATAATTTGCCTTGTTTAACTTGCCCTTTAGCAGATATGGAAATGGAGGAATTAAAAATAGGGGATATTTGCAAAATGTATGGGATTGATGCTGATAAACTGCTTGCTGCCTTAAACAAAAATTCCAAGAAAAAATAA
- a CDS encoding Rrf2 family transcriptional regulator: MRISKKTQYGLRAMAFLADVFKKDKVFSLREISKEEGISFDYLEKIISKLEKNKLVKSKRGIKGGYCLARNPRKIKVGEIIKILEGTIAPVQCLVVEKENKYKCPRKKVCRTVSVWQKVQDSLNSTLNSITLADLIK; encoded by the coding sequence ATGAGAATTTCCAAAAAAACACAATATGGATTAAGAGCAATGGCTTTTTTGGCAGATGTCTTTAAAAAAGACAAGGTTTTTTCATTAAGAGAGATTTCAAAAGAAGAAGGTATTTCTTTTGATTATTTAGAGAAAATAATTTCAAAACTGGAAAAGAACAAGCTTGTTAAATCAAAAAGAGGTATTAAAGGAGGATATTGTTTGGCTCGTAATCCTAGAAAAATTAAAGTAGGTGAGATTATTAAGATATTAGAAGGAACAATAGCTCCTGTTCAGTGTCTTGTTGTTGAAAAAGAAAATAAATACAAGTGTCCTAGGAAAAAGGTTTGTAGAACTGTTTCTGTTTGGCAAAAAGTTCAGGATTCTTTAAATTCTACTTTAAATTCAATAACATTAGCTGATTTAATTAAATAA
- the nifS gene encoding cysteine desulfurase NifS — protein MVKNKRVYLDYGATTPTDSKVIKAMMPYFDKKFGNTMSLHSFGQEAKLALEESRASIASLIGAKSNEIIFTSSATESNNLALKGIAFANKAKRNHIIISSVEHPCIIEASNWLEKNGFEISRLKADKHGMVDLKEIENLIKKETILVSVMHANNEIGTIQPIEEIGKLCKIKDVYFHTDATQAFGKIPIDVDKMNIDLLSASAHKLYGPKGVGLLFVREGTKIDPLLHGGGHEAGLRSATVNVSGIVGFAKAVELCKKEMKKESKRQIILREKLINGVLKNIKDVKLNGHSKKRLPNNINLSFSFVEGESLLIQLDMLGVAVSTGSACSSDKLLPSHVLTAIKLKPYQIHGSMRFTLGRWTKKSDIDYVLKVLPGVVNKLREISPYKVRK, from the coding sequence ATGGTAAAAAATAAACGAGTTTATTTAGATTATGGGGCAACTACCCCAACTGATTCAAAAGTTATAAAAGCAATGATGCCTTATTTTGATAAAAAGTTTGGCAATACAATGTCTCTTCATAGCTTTGGCCAAGAGGCAAAGTTAGCTTTAGAAGAGTCAAGAGCAAGCATTGCCAGTTTGATTGGCGCTAAGTCCAATGAAATAATTTTCACCAGCTCTGCTACTGAAAGTAATAATTTAGCTTTAAAGGGCATTGCTTTTGCAAATAAAGCTAAAAGAAATCATATCATTATTTCTTCAGTTGAACATCCTTGTATTATTGAAGCCAGTAATTGGCTTGAGAAAAATGGGTTTGAAATAAGCAGGTTAAAGGCTGATAAGCATGGCATGGTTGATTTAAAAGAAATAGAAAACTTGATTAAAAAAGAAACAATTTTAGTTTCAGTAATGCATGCTAATAATGAAATAGGAACAATTCAGCCGATTGAAGAAATTGGAAAACTTTGCAAAATCAAAGATGTATATTTTCATACTGATGCGACTCAGGCTTTTGGGAAAATACCTATTGACGTTGATAAAATGAATATTGACCTGTTAAGCGCAAGTGCTCATAAATTATATGGCCCTAAAGGGGTTGGTTTGTTATTTGTAAGAGAGGGGACAAAGATAGATCCTTTACTTCATGGCGGTGGTCATGAAGCAGGTTTAAGGAGTGCAACTGTTAATGTCAGTGGTATTGTTGGTTTCGCAAAAGCAGTTGAGCTTTGCAAAAAGGAAATGAAAAAAGAATCAAAAAGACAGATAATTTTAAGAGAAAAATTGATTAATGGAGTATTAAAAAATATTAAAGATGTAAAACTTAATGGTCATTCAAAAAAAAGACTGCCTAATAATATTAATCTTTCTTTTTCATTTGTTGAGGGCGAATCACTTTTAATTCAGCTTGATATGCTGGGGGTGGCTGTGTCAACCGGTTCAGCTTGCTCTTCTGACAAACTTTTGCCAAGCCATGTTTTAACTGCAATAAAATTAAAGCCTTATCAGATTCATGGATCTATGAGATTCACTCTGGGCAGATGGACAAAGAAGAGCGATATTGATTATGTTTTAAAGGTCTTGCCAGGCGTTGTTAATAAATTAAGAGAAATTTCTCCTTATAAGGTAAGAAAATGA
- the acs gene encoding acetate--CoA ligase codes for MIKKGKLYYPGKTFKEKAWINDESIYEKANKDPVKFWEDLAKEIHWFKKPKKTFSHYPPYFKWFEKGKLNITYNALDENLEERKNKVALIWEPEPIKEKTRFLTYYELYKEVNKCANALKRLGVEKGDRVGIYLPMIPEVVIAMLACARIGAVHAVVFSAFSSTALNIRLLDTEAKVLITSDGYFRKGKAIDLKKNADKALKGSKVKKVIVVKRANNKVIMKKNRDLWWHELIENEKDECEPEKMNSEDTQFILYTSGSTGRPKGCIHVCGGYTVQAYFTGKWIFDLHDKDIFWSTADVGWITGHTYTVYSPLLNGATFLMFEGAPNWPEPDRWADIIEEHGVTIFYTAPTAIRMFKKQCDKLSRTKFKTLRLLGSVGEPIDEHSWNWFFRNVGREKCPLVDTWWQTETGGILITSLPGIGPFKPAYTGLPFPGFRFDILDDKGKPVKVNQKGNLVLLSPFAPSLLRMVYKNPKKYKKTYWNDYGDKIYFTSDAAYRDKNGLIRIVGRVDDVIKVAGHRVTTGELENVLSKHAYVAECAIVGIPDKIKGEVPVAFIVPKSKVPALKLEKELILEIREKIGPIALPKKIYLVDDLPKTRSGKIMRRILKRLFTKEPLGDLSTLANPESVKQIKQTIKE; via the coding sequence ATGATTAAAAAAGGCAAGCTGTATTATCCTGGCAAGACTTTTAAAGAAAAGGCCTGGATTAATGATGAGTCTATTTATGAAAAAGCTAATAAAGATCCAGTTAAATTCTGGGAGGATTTAGCAAAAGAAATCCACTGGTTTAAAAAGCCTAAAAAAACATTTTCTCACTACCCGCCATATTTCAAATGGTTTGAAAAAGGAAAGCTTAATATCACTTATAATGCTTTGGATGAAAACCTTGAAGAAAGGAAGAACAAGGTTGCTTTGATTTGGGAACCAGAACCAATAAAAGAGAAAACAAGGTTTTTAACTTATTACGAGCTGTATAAAGAAGTTAATAAGTGCGCTAATGCTTTGAAGAGGTTAGGAGTTGAAAAAGGAGATAGGGTTGGAATATATCTTCCAATGATTCCTGAGGTTGTAATTGCGATGCTGGCATGTGCGAGAATTGGAGCAGTTCATGCTGTGGTATTCTCTGCTTTTTCTTCAACTGCCTTAAATATTAGATTATTAGACACTGAAGCCAAGGTTTTAATAACATCAGATGGGTATTTTAGAAAAGGAAAAGCCATTGATTTAAAGAAAAATGCTGACAAGGCTTTAAAAGGAAGCAAGGTTAAAAAAGTTATTGTTGTTAAGCGTGCCAATAATAAAGTGATAATGAAAAAAAACAGGGATTTGTGGTGGCATGAATTGATTGAAAATGAAAAAGATGAATGCGAGCCGGAAAAAATGAACAGTGAAGATACCCAGTTCATACTTTATACTTCAGGCTCAACTGGCCGTCCTAAAGGCTGTATCCATGTTTGCGGTGGCTATACAGTGCAAGCCTATTTTACAGGTAAGTGGATTTTTGATTTGCATGATAAAGATATTTTCTGGTCAACAGCTGATGTTGGCTGGATAACAGGCCATACTTATACTGTTTATTCGCCCTTGTTAAACGGCGCTACTTTTTTAATGTTTGAAGGTGCGCCTAACTGGCCAGAACCTGATAGATGGGCAGACATTATTGAAGAGCATGGAGTAACAATATTTTATACTGCCCCAACTGCTATAAGGATGTTTAAAAAACAGTGTGATAAGCTTTCCAGAACTAAATTTAAAACCTTGAGATTATTAGGTTCAGTGGGTGAGCCAATTGATGAACATTCCTGGAATTGGTTTTTTAGAAATGTTGGGAGGGAAAAGTGTCCTTTAGTTGATACCTGGTGGCAGACAGAAACAGGAGGAATTTTAATTACATCTTTGCCTGGAATCGGTCCTTTTAAACCAGCCTACACAGGACTTCCTTTCCCAGGATTTAGATTTGATATTTTAGACGATAAAGGAAAACCCGTTAAAGTAAATCAGAAAGGAAATTTAGTTCTTCTGTCTCCTTTTGCTCCAAGCCTATTGAGAATGGTTTATAAAAATCCCAAAAAATACAAAAAGACTTATTGGAATGATTATGGGGACAAGATATATTTTACCTCAGATGCAGCCTACAGGGATAAAAATGGGTTAATCAGGATTGTTGGAAGAGTTGATGACGTAATTAAAGTGGCTGGCCACAGAGTTACGACAGGAGAGCTTGAAAATGTCCTTTCAAAACATGCTTATGTTGCAGAGTGCGCTATTGTTGGCATACCTGATAAAATAAAAGGAGAAGTGCCAGTCGCATTCATTGTTCCTAAAAGCAAGGTTCCTGCATTAAAATTAGAAAAAGAGTTAATTTTAGAAATCAGGGAAAAGATTGGGCCGATTGCTCTGCCTAAAAAGATTTATTTAGTTGATGACTTGCCCAAGACAAGATCAGGCAAAATAATGAGAAGGATTTTGAAAAGATTATTTACAAAAGAACCATTAGGCGATCTTTCAACCTTAGCTAACCCAGAAAGCGTAAAGCAGATTAAACAAACCATTAAAGAATAA
- the thiI gene encoding tRNA 4-thiouridine(8) synthase ThiI, producing MYIVCHYHEIGLKGKNRKFFEEKLVENIKKSLPKDSFEFVKRISGRIIVKLTDTGLKQKDKIKKSLKNVFGMVFFIFACNVKPEIKIINKKALEILEQEKFKTFRIRTQRSDKDFPLKSPKVSETVGAFIVKNLKKKVKLENPDITLFIEITRNHAFLYTEKISAYGGLPVGVGNKAVVLLSGGIDSPVAGFLTMKRGVKAIFVHFHARPYTDEASIDKVKRIVKILNKFQFNSKLYLIPFADVQKQILLKVSARLRVIFYRRLMMKIAEVVAKKEKALALVTGDSIGQVASQTLENIFVISEAVNMPILRPLIGFDKEEIIDLAKKIDTFDVSILPHQDCCARFLPARVETKADLKQVKSEEKKLDVEELIEKALESTKLLTILK from the coding sequence ATGTATATAGTTTGTCATTATCACGAAATAGGATTAAAAGGGAAAAATAGAAAGTTTTTTGAAGAAAAATTAGTTGAAAACATTAAAAAATCTTTACCAAAAGATAGTTTTGAGTTTGTAAAAAGAATCTCAGGAAGAATAATTGTGAAATTAACTGATACAGGCTTAAAGCAAAAAGACAAGATTAAAAAATCTTTGAAAAATGTTTTTGGAATGGTGTTTTTTATTTTCGCTTGTAATGTTAAACCAGAAATCAAAATCATTAATAAAAAAGCTCTTGAAATTTTAGAGCAAGAAAAATTTAAAACTTTTAGGATTCGAACTCAAAGATCTGACAAGGATTTTCCTCTAAAATCTCCGAAAGTCAGTGAAACTGTTGGTGCTTTTATTGTTAAGAATTTAAAAAAGAAAGTTAAGCTGGAGAATCCAGACATAACTTTATTTATTGAAATAACCAGGAATCATGCATTTTTATACACAGAGAAAATTAGTGCTTATGGTGGCTTACCTGTTGGTGTTGGGAACAAGGCAGTAGTTTTGTTATCAGGAGGGATTGATTCGCCTGTTGCTGGCTTTTTGACAATGAAAAGAGGGGTAAAAGCTATTTTTGTTCATTTCCATGCCCGTCCTTATACAGATGAAGCTTCAATCGACAAGGTTAAAAGAATTGTTAAAATTCTTAATAAGTTTCAATTCAATTCAAAACTTTATTTAATACCTTTTGCTGATGTTCAAAAACAGATTCTTTTAAAAGTATCAGCTAGGCTTCGTGTCATTTTTTACCGCAGATTAATGATGAAAATTGCTGAAGTTGTTGCGAAAAAAGAAAAAGCTTTGGCGCTTGTTACTGGTGATAGTATCGGTCAAGTTGCTTCCCAGACTTTAGAAAATATATTTGTGATTTCAGAAGCAGTGAATATGCCCATTCTAAGACCTTTGATTGGATTTGATAAGGAAGAAATAATTGATTTAGCAAAGAAAATTGACACCTTTGATGTTTCAATTCTTCCTCATCAAGACTGCTGCGCCAGGTTTTTACCAGCCCGCGTTGAGACAAAAGCTGATTTAAAACAGGTAAAATCAGAAGAAAAAAAGCTTGATGTTGAAGAATTGATTGAGAAAGCTCTTGAATCGACGAAGCTTTTAACAATTTTAAAATAA
- a CDS encoding iron-sulfur cluster assembly scaffold protein — protein MYTKKVMEHFKNPHNLGNIKNPDGIGKVGNLVCGDVMHIYIKVGENKKKEKIIKDIKFETFGCVAALATSSVVTDLAKGKTLNKALELKKDDIVKSLGGLPQIKIHCSFLAIDALSEAIYDYLTKNKKSIPKKLEKNHEIIKKELEVIEERYKDLLKKK, from the coding sequence ATATATACAAAAAAAGTAATGGAGCATTTTAAAAACCCGCATAACTTGGGAAATATTAAAAATCCAGATGGAATAGGCAAGGTCGGAAATCTGGTCTGCGGAGATGTGATGCATATATATATTAAAGTTGGAGAGAATAAAAAGAAAGAAAAGATTATTAAAGACATTAAGTTTGAGACATTTGGTTGTGTGGCAGCTTTAGCTACAAGCAGTGTTGTTACTGATTTGGCAAAAGGAAAAACTTTAAACAAAGCTCTTGAACTTAAAAAAGATGATATTGTTAAGTCTTTAGGAGGTTTGCCTCAAATAAAAATACATTGTTCTTTTTTGGCAATTGATGCTTTGTCTGAAGCGATTTATGATTACCTTACAAAGAATAAAAAAAGCATACCTAAAAAGCTTGAAAAAAATCATGAAATCATTAAAAAGGAATTAGAAGTTATTGAGGAAAGGTATAAAGATTTATTGAAAAAGAAATGA
- a CDS encoding FMN-binding glutamate synthase family protein: MDQNLVREIQKRTKQVSVSSGRSNKLGRISFDDLVFVPAQLNKRPVDYYRETITTESVVGKNSKKPVTIQTPIVFGAMSFGSLSKEAKIVLAKASKLAGTIANTGEGGMLNEEREFAGNLTIQYSTGRFGISEEILKKADVIEVKIGQGAKGGMGGLLPADKVTEEVARVRKIEMGKDIHSPAYHQDIKDIKELKQRIEKLRKITGGVPIIIKIAAGDIEKDLPLAVQTNSDIIAIDGMEGGTGAAPTTVLNDMGIPTLAALVKAREVLDKINAKQELWIGGGLNKPADFAKALALGADKVFCGSALLIAMGCIQCGLCYLGKCPKGIATQDKELRRKLDVDQAASNVANFIKNSTEEIKMVAGACGENNIFNLNKGHLRALSLEISKISKVKFIGE, translated from the coding sequence ATGGATCAAAATCTAGTAAGAGAAATTCAAAAAAGAACAAAACAAGTATCAGTTTCAAGCGGGAGATCAAACAAACTAGGGAGAATTAGTTTTGATGACCTTGTTTTTGTTCCTGCTCAGTTAAATAAAAGACCCGTTGATTATTACAGAGAAACAATAACTACTGAAAGTGTTGTTGGAAAAAATAGCAAAAAACCAGTTACAATTCAAACGCCAATTGTTTTTGGTGCCATGAGTTTTGGTTCTTTAAGTAAAGAAGCAAAGATTGTATTAGCAAAAGCCTCGAAATTAGCAGGGACAATAGCAAATACTGGAGAAGGAGGAATGTTAAATGAAGAAAGAGAATTTGCAGGTAATTTAACAATTCAATATTCAACAGGAAGATTTGGGATTAGTGAGGAAATATTAAAAAAAGCAGATGTAATAGAAGTTAAAATCGGACAAGGAGCAAAAGGGGGAATGGGAGGCTTGCTTCCTGCTGATAAAGTGACAGAAGAAGTTGCAAGAGTTAGGAAAATAGAAATGGGAAAGGATATTCATTCGCCAGCATATCATCAGGATATAAAAGATATAAAAGAATTAAAGCAAAGAATTGAAAAACTAAGAAAAATCACAGGAGGAGTTCCAATTATAATAAAAATTGCAGCAGGAGATATTGAGAAAGATTTGCCTTTAGCAGTTCAAACTAATTCTGATATTATTGCGATTGATGGAATGGAAGGAGGAACAGGGGCAGCGCCTACCACTGTTTTAAATGATATGGGCATTCCAACTTTAGCCGCATTAGTCAAAGCAAGAGAAGTTTTAGATAAAATAAATGCAAAACAAGAGCTTTGGATTGGAGGGGGATTAAACAAGCCAGCAGATTTTGCCAAAGCATTAGCGCTGGGGGCTGACAAAGTGTTTTGTGGAAGTGCCTTGCTTATTGCTATGGGTTGTATTCAGTGCGGGCTATGTTATCTTGGTAAATGCCCTAAAGGAATAGCCACTCAAGATAAAGAATTGAGAAGAAAACTTGATGTGGATCAAGCTGCTTCAAATGTTGCTAATTTTATTAAAAACTCTACTGAAGAAATTAAAATGGTTGCTGGTGCTTGTGGAGAAAATAATATTTTTAATTTAAATAAAGGTCATCTAAGAGCTTTAAGCTTAGAAATATCTAAAATATCTAAAGTTAAGTTTATAGGTGAATAA
- the mnmA gene encoding tRNA 2-thiouridine(34) synthase MnmA translates to MKQKPALRVVSAMSGGVDSSVATALLKEASFDVIGVFMKFWAGDDLNKQYNRCCSKESEKRARKVASILKIPFYVIDFKKEFKSKIVDPFLVDCGKNLTPNPCVVCNKKIKFGLLLKKAKSLGADFIATGHYARIKKESGELALIKAKDKKKDQSYFLWKLSQNQLKHILFPVGGYLKNEVRKMAKDFKLPVSDLPDSQEVCFIDKTTNEFLRKYLKIKPGKIVDKNSKVLGEHQGLWFYTIGQRKGIKLSGGPYYVVDKDKKKNRLIISKNKKDLYEKELSLKNVSWISSKKPNLPLKVKVKIRYGHKSVEAVISKIKTKYVLKFKKPQIAITPGQSAVLYDKNKLVGGGVIV, encoded by the coding sequence ATGAAACAAAAACCAGCGTTAAGAGTTGTATCTGCCATGTCAGGCGGAGTTGATTCATCAGTTGCCACAGCTTTGTTAAAAGAAGCTAGTTTTGATGTAATTGGTGTTTTTATGAAATTCTGGGCAGGAGATGATTTAAACAAACAGTACAATAGGTGCTGCTCTAAAGAATCAGAAAAAAGAGCAAGAAAAGTGGCAAGCATTTTAAAGATTCCTTTTTATGTCATTGATTTTAAAAAAGAATTTAAAAGTAAAATAGTTGATCCTTTTTTAGTTGATTGCGGAAAAAACCTAACTCCTAATCCCTGTGTTGTTTGTAATAAAAAGATTAAGTTTGGACTGCTTTTGAAAAAAGCGAAAAGCTTGGGTGCTGATTTTATTGCTACTGGCCATTATGCTCGGATTAAAAAAGAAAGCGGTGAACTAGCCCTAATAAAGGCAAAAGATAAGAAAAAAGACCAATCTTACTTTTTATGGAAATTAAGCCAAAATCAGTTAAAACACATTTTATTTCCAGTTGGTGGTTACTTAAAAAATGAAGTTAGGAAAATGGCTAAAGATTTTAAGCTTCCTGTTTCTGACCTGCCAGATTCCCAGGAAGTTTGCTTTATTGATAAAACAACCAATGAGTTTTTAAGAAAATATCTTAAAATTAAACCAGGGAAAATTGTTGATAAAAATAGTAAAGTTTTAGGAGAACATCAGGGGCTATGGTTTTATACAATTGGCCAGAGAAAAGGAATTAAGCTTTCTGGCGGGCCATATTATGTTGTTGATAAAGATAAAAAGAAAAACAGGTTAATTATTAGTAAAAACAAAAAAGATTTGTATGAAAAAGAACTAAGTTTGAAAAATGTAAGCTGGATTTCTTCTAAAAAACCCAACCTGCCTTTAAAAGTAAAAGTTAAGATAAGATACGGGCATAAATCAGTGGAGGCTGTTATTTCTAAAATAAAAACAAAATATGTGTTAAAGTTTAAAAAGCCACAAATTGCGATTACTCCTGGCCAATCAGCAGTGCTTTACGATAAAAACAAGTTAGTTGGTGGGGGAGTAATTGTTTAA
- a CDS encoding 4Fe-4S binding protein, with protein sequence MADYKVNKEKCISCGACISVCPKGAEWDTDGKSMIKDSDEVEKCGGESICPYEAIEKQE encoded by the coding sequence ATGGCTGATTATAAAGTAAACAAAGAAAAATGTATTAGTTGTGGTGCTTGTATCTCAGTTTGCCCTAAAGGAGCAGAGTGGGATACAGATGGGAAGTCCATGATTAAAGACTCAGATGAAGTAGAAAAATGCGGAGGGGAATCTATCTGCCCTTACGAAGCAATTGAGAAACAAGAATAG
- the gap gene encoding type I glyceraldehyde-3-phosphate dehydrogenase has translation MIKVAINGLGRIGRAVFKKILENRSDLELVAVNDLTDAKTLAHLLRYDSIYGIYKKTIKAVDHSILVDGTNKGMKIKVLNEKDPSKFPWKELGIDVVLECTGVFRDYDGAKKHLKAGAKKVVISASSKDKEKIPCFVLGVNEEKYDSKKHDIVDMASCTTNCLAPIVKVLNDNFKIIKGFMTTIHSYTTSQRILDFPHKDLRRARAAALNIVPTTTGASEAIGYVIPEINGKLDGLAFRIPVPIVSLLDLVCEVEKKTTSQDVNYIFKKASQNIKFKGILGVEDAPLVSTDYIGNSFSAIIDSPLTKVKDNLVKITAWYDNEYGYACRLAEFAEFIGKKL, from the coding sequence ATGATTAAAGTTGCTATCAATGGCTTAGGAAGAATTGGCAGAGCTGTTTTTAAAAAGATTTTAGAAAACCGTTCTGATTTAGAGTTGGTGGCTGTAAATGATTTAACTGACGCCAAGACTTTAGCTCATCTTTTAAGATATGATAGTATTTACGGGATTTATAAAAAAACAATTAAAGCAGTTGATCATTCTATTTTAGTTGATGGAACAAATAAAGGAATGAAGATAAAGGTTCTTAATGAAAAAGATCCTTCTAAGTTTCCTTGGAAAGAATTAGGCATTGACGTTGTTTTAGAGTGCACTGGTGTTTTTAGGGATTATGACGGCGCTAAAAAACACTTAAAAGCTGGCGCCAAAAAGGTTGTTATCTCAGCTTCATCAAAAGACAAAGAAAAAATACCTTGTTTTGTTTTGGGCGTCAATGAAGAAAAATATGATTCTAAAAAACATGATATTGTTGACATGGCATCTTGTACTACCAATTGCTTGGCTCCAATTGTTAAGGTTTTAAATGATAATTTTAAGATTATTAAGGGATTTATGACTACAATCCATTCATATACAACAAGCCAGAGAATTTTAGACTTTCCTCATAAGGATTTAAGAAGGGCAAGGGCAGCAGCTTTAAACATTGTTCCAACAACAACCGGAGCAAGTGAGGCAATAGGCTATGTTATCCCAGAGATTAATGGAAAACTTGATGGTTTGGCTTTCAGGATTCCAGTGCCAATTGTTTCTTTGTTGGATTTAGTTTGTGAGGTTGAGAAAAAAACAACTTCTCAAGACGTGAATTATATTTTTAAAAAAGCATCTCAAAATATAAAATTTAAGGGGATTTTAGGAGTTGAAGACGCTCCTTTAGTTTCAACAGACTATATTGGCAATTCTTTTTCAGCAATTATTGATTCGCCTTTGACAAAAGTAAAAGATAATTTAGTTAAAATTACTGCCTGGTATGATAATGAATATGGTTATGCCTGCAGGTTGGCTGAATTTGCTGAGTTTATTGGAAAGAAATTATAA
- a CDS encoding SDR family oxidoreductase: MQLKDKIAIVTGARRGMGRTHALALAKEGAKVVVSDISLEDCQKVADEIKSSGGQAVAVKCDVISKKEIDGMVKKTLDEFGKIDILVNNAGILQFKPFLELTEQDWDKTMAVNLRGYFLCAQACAKEMAKQKSGSIINISSIAMGQVGVGYAQIVHYCASKGGITAMTEAMSLELTPLNIRVNAIAPGAIDTPMVDAIKQDPKTLEQSLARIPMHRMGKPEEVSNAVVFLASDKSSYMTGSIIVVDGGYLAM, from the coding sequence ATGCAATTAAAAGATAAAATAGCAATTGTTACAGGAGCAAGAAGAGGAATGGGAAGAACTCATGCCTTGGCTTTGGCAAAAGAAGGCGCTAAAGTAGTTGTTTCTGACATATCATTAGAAGATTGTCAGAAAGTGGCTGATGAAATTAAATCTTCAGGAGGTCAGGCAGTAGCAGTGAAATGTGATGTTATAAGCAAAAAGGAAATTGATGGAATGGTGAAAAAGACTTTAGATGAGTTTGGCAAAATAGATATTTTAGTAAATAATGCTGGGATTTTACAATTCAAGCCGTTTTTAGAATTAACTGAACAGGATTGGGATAAAACGATGGCAGTTAATTTAAGAGGATATTTTTTATGTGCTCAGGCTTGTGCAAAAGAAATGGCAAAACAAAAATCAGGCTCAATTATTAATATTAGCTCTATTGCCATGGGTCAGGTTGGAGTTGGTTATGCTCAAATTGTTCATTATTGCGCTTCAAAAGGAGGCATTACTGCAATGACAGAAGCAATGTCTTTGGAACTGACACCATTGAATATTAGAGTTAATGCTATTGCACCAGGAGCAATAGATACTCCAATGGTAGATGCGATAAAACAAGACCCAAAGACTCTAGAACAGTCTTTAGCCAGGATCCCAATGCACAGAATGGGAAAGCCAGAAGAAGTTTCAAATGCAGTTGTGTTTTTAGCTTCTGACAAGTCTTCTTATATGACGGGCTCTATAATAGTTGTTGATGGCGGGTATTTAGCAATGTAA